In Bradyrhizobium sp. 1(2017), one DNA window encodes the following:
- a CDS encoding ABC transporter substrate-binding protein, whose product MIGIARLAAAGLLAIMAMGTARAEDALKAKIGVLRLSSSAPVFIAQDKGYFREAGLEVELKFFDAAQPIAVATTSGDVDFGITAFTAGLYNLAGKGVLKVIGGMSREKAGYPLIGYFASNNAYAAGLKTPKDLAGKRVAMTQVGSSFHYSLGLLADKYGFKLSEVKIVPLQSLSNAAAALKGETVDAALLPISTARKLMDDGGAKFLGWVGGETPWQLGAVFASPKTLTNKVLVTKLLGALARADREYHDVILAAMKDGVAPINDKTKPLLEIIAKYTNLPVEQVVGNCAYIDPDGKLDVKNVDNQIKWLQEQGFADKGFDADAIIAKEFVKPD is encoded by the coding sequence ATGATCGGAATTGCGCGGCTCGCAGCCGCCGGCCTTTTGGCGATCATGGCGATGGGCACAGCCCGGGCCGAGGACGCGCTCAAGGCCAAGATCGGTGTGCTCCGCCTGTCATCCTCCGCGCCCGTCTTCATCGCGCAGGACAAGGGCTATTTTCGCGAAGCCGGCCTCGAGGTCGAGCTGAAATTCTTCGATGCGGCGCAGCCGATCGCGGTCGCCACAACCTCGGGCGACGTCGATTTCGGCATCACCGCCTTCACTGCCGGTCTGTACAATCTTGCCGGCAAGGGCGTGCTGAAGGTGATCGGCGGCATGAGCCGCGAGAAGGCCGGCTATCCCCTGATCGGCTATTTCGCCAGCAACAATGCCTATGCGGCCGGCCTGAAGACGCCGAAGGATCTCGCGGGCAAGCGCGTGGCGATGACGCAGGTCGGATCGAGCTTTCATTACTCGCTCGGCCTGCTCGCCGACAAATACGGCTTCAAGCTCTCCGAGGTGAAGATCGTGCCGCTGCAATCGCTGTCGAACGCGGCGGCCGCGCTGAAGGGCGAGACCGTCGATGCCGCTTTGCTGCCGATCTCCACCGCGCGCAAGCTGATGGATGATGGTGGCGCCAAGTTCCTGGGATGGGTCGGCGGCGAGACCCCCTGGCAGCTGGGTGCGGTGTTTGCCTCGCCGAAGACACTGACCAACAAGGTGCTGGTCACGAAACTGCTCGGCGCCTTGGCCAGGGCAGATCGCGAATATCACGACGTCATCCTCGCAGCGATGAAGGACGGCGTCGCCCCGATCAACGACAAGACCAAGCCGCTGCTGGAGATCATCGCGAAGTACACCAATTTGCCGGTCGAGCAGGTTGTCGGCAACTGCGCCTATATCGATCCCGACGGCAAGCTCGACGTCAAGAATGTCGACAACCAGATCAAATGGCTTCAGGAGCAGGGTTTTGCCGACAAGGGTTTCGATGCCGACGCGATCATCGCGAAGGAATTTGTGAAGCCAGATTGA
- a CDS encoding ABC transporter ATP-binding protein, producing MDLIANHITHRFGDLAVLDDVSFTVGAGEVVAIVGPSGCGKSTLLSILGGLLQPTSGAPELRGTPPVDSLNPLTFVFQDFALLPWATVEENVEFPLLHTRLSATQRRALVDDALRRTGLVDFRKTYPKQLSGGMRQRVGISRALAVKPAILLMDEPLSALDSQTRELLMEDFVRLLADGGMGAVYVTHNLEEAARLADRIVVLSRRPGRIREVVSVPMTRTERGDAAAREKLLALQNQIWSLIRNEAIDAEREVQHA from the coding sequence ATGGACCTGATCGCCAACCACATCACCCATCGCTTCGGCGATCTCGCTGTGCTCGACGACGTCTCGTTCACGGTCGGCGCCGGCGAGGTGGTGGCGATCGTGGGGCCCTCGGGTTGCGGCAAGAGCACGCTGCTGTCGATCCTGGGCGGCCTGTTGCAACCGACCTCCGGCGCGCCTGAGCTGCGCGGAACGCCGCCGGTGGACAGTCTCAATCCGCTGACCTTCGTGTTCCAGGATTTTGCACTCCTGCCGTGGGCCACCGTGGAAGAGAACGTCGAATTCCCGCTGCTGCACACCCGGCTTTCAGCCACGCAGCGGCGCGCGCTGGTGGACGATGCCCTGCGCCGCACCGGGCTGGTCGATTTTCGCAAGACCTATCCAAAGCAGCTTTCCGGCGGCATGCGCCAGCGCGTCGGCATTTCGCGCGCGCTGGCGGTCAAGCCCGCCATCCTCCTGATGGACGAGCCGCTCTCGGCGCTGGATTCGCAGACCCGCGAACTGCTGATGGAGGATTTCGTCCGCCTGCTCGCCGATGGCGGCATGGGCGCTGTCTATGTCACGCACAATCTCGAGGAAGCGGCGCGGCTCGCTGACCGGATCGTGGTGCTGTCGCGACGGCCGGGCCGCATCCGCGAGGTCGTGAGCGTGCCGATGACGCGCACCGAGCGTGGCGATGCCGCGGCGCGCGAGAAGCTGCTGGCGCTCCAGAACCAGATCTGGTCGCTGATCCGCAACGAGGCGATCGATGCCGAACGCGAGGTCCAGCATGCTTGA
- a CDS encoding ABC transporter permease, giving the protein MLDRAAAETAEKDATTRRVRFRGAGFVPASSRFGGWIALALVLAIWQAAGSAGLVNPLFLPAPSAIARAIYQLAISGALWQHLSASLLRIGVGWVLGTAAGVAVGFAIGLSRLARSVGITFISALFPIPKIALLPLLILWLGIGEEPKIATIALGVFFSTAISVYSGVDAVPRNLIRMAQSFNVPFAIIVRKVIWPGALPAILAGFRITASVALLLVVSAEMIGAQYGIGAFVLQAGNLMQTDQLLAGVVILSVFGLAVGKVIGWLETRLLHWR; this is encoded by the coding sequence ATGCTTGATCGCGCGGCGGCAGAGACGGCCGAGAAGGATGCCACGACGCGCCGCGTCCGCTTTCGCGGCGCCGGCTTCGTGCCGGCGTCGAGCCGCTTCGGCGGCTGGATCGCGCTCGCCCTCGTCCTCGCGATCTGGCAGGCTGCGGGCAGCGCGGGCCTCGTCAATCCGTTGTTCCTGCCGGCACCGTCGGCGATCGCGCGCGCGATCTATCAGCTCGCGATCTCGGGCGCGCTCTGGCAGCATCTGTCGGCCTCGCTGCTGCGTATCGGCGTCGGCTGGGTGCTGGGGACCGCGGCCGGCGTCGCCGTTGGCTTTGCCATCGGCCTGTCCAGGCTCGCGCGCAGCGTCGGCATCACCTTTATCTCGGCGCTCTTCCCAATCCCGAAGATCGCGCTGCTGCCGCTTCTGATCCTCTGGCTCGGCATCGGCGAAGAGCCGAAGATTGCGACCATCGCGCTCGGCGTGTTCTTCTCGACCGCGATCTCGGTCTATAGCGGCGTCGATGCGGTACCGCGCAACCTGATCCGCATGGCGCAGAGCTTCAACGTTCCCTTCGCCATCATCGTGCGCAAGGTGATCTGGCCGGGCGCGCTGCCAGCGATCCTCGCCGGCTTCCGCATCACGGCTTCCGTCGCGCTCTTGCTCGTCGTCAGCGCCGAGATGATCGGCGCCCAATACGGCATCGGCGCCTTCGTGCTCCAGGCCGGCAATCTGATGCAGACCGATCAGCTGCTCGCGGGCGTGGTGATCCTCTCGGTGTTCGGGCTGGCGGTGGGAAAGGTGATCGGCTGGCTGGAGACGCGGCTGTTGCACTGGCGGTGA